Proteins encoded within one genomic window of Raineyella fluvialis:
- a CDS encoding lysophospholipid acyltransferase family protein → MARFIAQRGFMKPLFWSMLNVHVHGKRNLAGMSGPYIAVANHSSHLDGPLVMASLPPRLTRYLATGAAADYFFTSPTKAFAPVMFMNAFPVERGGGRSKHKGLSGNLLTEGVPILLFPEGTRSRTGAMAAFKPGPAALCISRNVPAIPIAIVGAHLAMPTTSALPKSGRPDVHIVLGKPMWAEKGETARKFADRMHDQVLRMHDSMALATGFPTIADYAAEAERQKVEKAAAETPAVDQGPVEDGAPRTTPGTDAGKGTAADPAADDHTTDEA, encoded by the coding sequence ATGGCTCGGTTCATCGCCCAACGCGGCTTCATGAAGCCACTGTTCTGGAGCATGCTGAACGTCCACGTGCACGGCAAGCGGAACCTCGCCGGCATGTCCGGTCCCTACATCGCGGTGGCCAACCACTCCAGTCACCTCGACGGACCGCTGGTGATGGCTTCCCTGCCGCCGCGGCTGACCCGCTACCTTGCCACGGGGGCGGCGGCGGACTACTTCTTCACCAGTCCGACCAAGGCCTTCGCCCCGGTGATGTTCATGAACGCCTTCCCGGTCGAGCGCGGCGGCGGCCGGTCGAAGCACAAGGGGCTGTCCGGCAACCTGCTCACCGAGGGCGTTCCGATCCTTCTCTTCCCCGAGGGCACCCGGTCCCGCACCGGGGCGATGGCCGCGTTCAAGCCCGGGCCGGCCGCCCTGTGCATCTCCCGCAACGTCCCGGCGATCCCGATCGCCATCGTCGGCGCCCACCTGGCCATGCCGACGACCTCCGCCCTGCCCAAGTCCGGTCGACCGGACGTCCACATCGTGCTGGGCAAGCCGATGTGGGCCGAGAAGGGCGAGACCGCGCGCAAGTTCGCGGACCGAATGCACGACCAGGTGCTGCGCATGCACGACTCCATGGCGCTCGCCACCGGCTTCCCGACCATCGCCGACTACGCGGCGGAGGCGGAGCGTCAGAAGGTGGAGAAGGCGGCGGCCGAGACACCCGCCGTGGACCAGGGCCCGGTGGAAGACGGCGCACCCAGAACCACTCCCGGCACCGACGCCGGCAAGGGGACCGCAGCCGACCCGGCCGCGGACGATCACACGACGGACGAGGCGTGA
- a CDS encoding SDR family NAD(P)-dependent oxidoreductase, whose product MGTALITGGTSGIGAAYARALAERGDDLVLVARDHARLEDVAARLRSAHGVEVEILQADLADRTQVMSVVARLESSVDPITTFINNAGFGLHTDLLTSDTAEDERAFEVMVRAVYLLGGAAARSMLRRGGGEIINTASSAAFITTGNYSAIKSWVLIYSEGLATQLRGSKVHVTAFCPGWIHTEFHERAEIEVSKLPPIVWIDGDKAVREALTDVAKGKVICVPGPIGWKAAVVLARFAPRWMIRWASSKLVKSRAKDTDVR is encoded by the coding sequence ATGGGAACTGCGCTGATCACCGGGGGGACCTCCGGCATCGGGGCCGCGTACGCGCGGGCACTGGCCGAGCGGGGCGACGACCTGGTCCTGGTCGCACGGGATCACGCCCGCCTCGAGGACGTGGCCGCCCGGCTCCGGTCGGCCCACGGTGTCGAGGTGGAGATCCTGCAGGCCGATCTGGCCGATCGTACGCAGGTGATGTCCGTCGTCGCCCGCCTCGAATCCTCCGTCGACCCGATCACCACCTTCATCAACAACGCCGGCTTCGGTCTCCACACCGACCTGCTGACCTCCGACACCGCCGAGGACGAGCGCGCCTTCGAGGTGATGGTCCGGGCCGTCTACCTGCTCGGCGGGGCGGCGGCCCGCTCCATGCTGCGCCGTGGCGGGGGGGAGATCATCAACACCGCCTCGTCGGCCGCCTTCATCACCACCGGCAACTACTCCGCGATCAAGTCCTGGGTGCTCATCTACAGCGAGGGGCTGGCCACCCAGCTGCGCGGCAGCAAGGTTCACGTCACCGCGTTCTGCCCGGGCTGGATCCACACCGAGTTCCACGAGCGGGCCGAGATCGAAGTGTCCAAGTTGCCGCCGATCGTGTGGATCGACGGGGACAAGGCGGTCCGCGAAGCACTCACCGACGTCGCCAAGGGCAAGGTCATCTGTGTGCCGGGCCCGATCGGCTGGAAGGCAGCCGTGGTGCTCGCCCGGTTCGCCCCGCGCTGGATGATCCGCTGGGCCTCGTCCAAGCTGGTGAAGTCCCGCGCGAAGGACACCGATGTCCGTTGA